Proteins encoded together in one Sphingomonas radiodurans window:
- a CDS encoding acetyl-CoA carboxylase family protein — MIANRGEIAIRIARTAASLGLETVAVYSADDADAPHVAAAHRAVALVGEGPAAYLAIDAVVAAARDAGCDAVHPGYGFLSENAAFAAACAAAGLIFIGPGADLLALFGDKAAAKVHARDADVPVLAEGADATGAVIVKAVAGGGGRGIRVVRDRATLEVQVAAAGAEALAAFGSAEVLVERYVADARHIEVQLAGDAGGNVVSLGTRDCTVQRRHQKLIEIAPAQALDPALAARIEAAAVRLLQGTGYVGLATAEFLVDRTLPPDHADAFAFLEVNPRLQVEHTVTEEVTGFDLVALQLRLAGGEPLPAVLPEPRGVAIQLRINAETIGADGTPRASGGTVCALDAPGGPGIRIDGAARLGLAANPRFDSLLAKLIVHAPDWTSALARARRAVAEYRIEGVATNLALLAGLLAREEVATTAIDTGWFDRNVADLVPAAAEAAPADAQSIVAPLSGVVVAIGVDVGDRILAGAEVGTIEALKMQHAVVAPRASVVRAIAAQAGKVIDEGAVFLEIDAIEGEGDAAVAVAAPDPDLIRADLAEVRARHALGLDENRPESMARRQRTNQRSARENIADLFDPGSFIEYGALTIAAQRRRRSLDDLMRNTPADGLIGGIGTVNAADHGEEAAKCLGLAYDYTVLAGTQGHNNHRKTDRLLGIAGDLKLPIVFYTEGGGGRPGDVDSVGATGLDVPTFKSFAALSGVAPRIGITSGYAFAGNAVLFGCCDITIATRDAHLGMGGPAMIEGGGLGVYSPKEVGPVEMHWASGAIDVLAEDEADATDYARRLLSFFQGRVQGGEAPDQRFLRHVVPENRLRVFDVRRVIDGLFDVGSFVELRGGYAKGMITGLARLDGRAVGLIANDCRYLSGAIHSEGADKAARFFQLCDAFGVPIVSLCDTPGFMVGPDAEKTAPIRRGSRMFIVGAALGVPVFTVVVRKAYGLGAQAMAGGSLHAGPFTVAWPTGEFGGMGLEGAVRLGYRKELEAIADPEVRGQQYQELVANSYERGKAVSVAQYLEIDAVIDPADTRTWLLRGLASTPVRRSGRYIDTW; from the coding sequence TTGATCGCCAACCGCGGCGAGATCGCGATCCGTATCGCGCGCACCGCCGCCTCGCTCGGGCTGGAGACGGTGGCGGTGTATTCCGCCGACGATGCCGATGCGCCACACGTCGCCGCGGCGCATCGCGCGGTCGCCTTGGTGGGTGAGGGGCCCGCGGCGTATCTGGCGATCGATGCCGTCGTGGCGGCCGCGCGGGATGCGGGGTGCGATGCGGTGCATCCTGGGTATGGGTTCCTCAGCGAGAATGCGGCGTTTGCGGCGGCGTGCGCAGCGGCTGGGCTGATCTTCATCGGGCCGGGGGCGGATCTGCTCGCGCTGTTCGGCGACAAGGCGGCGGCGAAGGTACATGCGCGTGATGCCGACGTGCCGGTGCTTGCCGAGGGGGCGGATGCGACGGGGGCGGTGATCGTCAAGGCGGTTGCCGGTGGCGGCGGGCGCGGCATTCGCGTGGTGCGAGATCGCGCCACGCTCGAGGTGCAAGTGGCGGCGGCGGGGGCGGAGGCGCTGGCGGCGTTCGGCTCGGCGGAGGTGCTGGTCGAGCGCTATGTCGCCGACGCGCGGCATATCGAGGTGCAGTTGGCGGGCGATGCCGGGGGCAACGTGGTGTCGCTCGGCACGCGCGACTGCACAGTGCAGCGGCGGCACCAGAAGCTGATCGAGATCGCACCGGCGCAGGCGCTCGATCCGGCGCTAGCAGCGCGGATCGAGGCGGCGGCGGTGCGGCTGTTGCAAGGCACCGGCTATGTCGGTCTGGCGACGGCGGAGTTCCTGGTCGATCGCACGCTGCCGCCCGATCATGCGGATGCTTTCGCTTTCCTGGAGGTCAATCCGCGGCTGCAGGTCGAGCACACCGTAACCGAGGAAGTGACCGGGTTCGACCTGGTCGCGCTGCAACTGCGGCTCGCTGGCGGTGAACCGTTGCCGGCTGTGCTGCCCGAACCGCGCGGGGTCGCGATCCAGCTGCGGATCAACGCCGAGACGATCGGCGCGGACGGGACCCCGCGTGCCTCGGGCGGTACGGTCTGCGCGCTCGATGCGCCGGGTGGGCCGGGCATTCGCATCGACGGCGCGGCGCGACTCGGGCTTGCCGCGAACCCGCGGTTCGATTCGCTGCTCGCCAAGCTGATCGTCCATGCGCCTGACTGGACGAGCGCGCTGGCGCGGGCGCGGCGCGCAGTGGCGGAGTATCGGATCGAGGGCGTCGCAACGAACCTCGCGTTGCTCGCCGGGCTGCTGGCGCGCGAGGAAGTCGCGACAACGGCGATCGATACCGGATGGTTCGATCGCAATGTCGCTGACCTCGTGCCGGCGGCGGCGGAGGCCGCTCCAGCCGATGCGCAGTCGATTGTCGCGCCGCTTTCCGGGGTGGTCGTCGCGATCGGCGTGGATGTGGGGGATCGGATCCTGGCTGGCGCTGAGGTGGGTACGATCGAAGCGCTCAAGATGCAGCATGCCGTCGTGGCGCCGCGCGCCAGTGTGGTGCGGGCGATTGCCGCTCAGGCGGGCAAGGTAATCGACGAAGGCGCGGTGTTCCTCGAAATCGACGCGATCGAGGGTGAGGGCGATGCCGCGGTGGCCGTTGCGGCGCCCGACCCCGATCTGATCCGTGCTGACCTCGCCGAGGTGCGCGCGCGCCATGCGCTCGGGCTCGACGAGAACCGGCCGGAGTCGATGGCGCGGCGGCAGCGGACCAACCAGCGGAGCGCACGCGAGAATATCGCCGACCTGTTCGATCCGGGCAGCTTCATCGAATATGGCGCGCTGACGATCGCGGCGCAGCGGCGGCGGCGGAGCCTTGACGATCTCATGCGCAATACGCCGGCCGACGGGCTGATCGGCGGAATCGGGACAGTCAACGCCGCCGATCACGGCGAGGAGGCGGCGAAATGCCTCGGTCTTGCCTATGATTACACAGTGCTGGCGGGGACGCAGGGGCACAATAATCATCGCAAGACCGATCGGCTGCTCGGCATTGCTGGCGATCTGAAGCTGCCGATCGTCTTCTACACCGAGGGCGGCGGCGGCCGGCCGGGAGATGTCGACTCGGTCGGCGCGACGGGGCTGGACGTGCCGACGTTCAAAAGCTTCGCCGCGCTGTCGGGCGTCGCGCCGCGGATCGGGATCACCTCGGGCTATGCCTTTGCGGGCAATGCGGTGCTGTTCGGCTGTTGCGACATCACGATCGCGACGCGCGACGCGCATCTTGGCATGGGTGGCCCGGCGATGATCGAGGGCGGTGGGCTGGGGGTCTATTCGCCTAAGGAGGTCGGGCCGGTCGAGATGCATTGGGCGAGCGGCGCGATCGACGTGCTGGCCGAGGACGAGGCGGACGCCACCGATTATGCGCGGCGGTTGCTGTCGTTCTTCCAGGGGCGGGTCCAGGGTGGCGAGGCGCCCGACCAGCGCTTTTTGCGGCATGTGGTGCCCGAGAACCGGCTGCGCGTGTTCGATGTGCGGCGCGTGATCGACGGGCTGTTCGACGTCGGCTCGTTCGTCGAGCTGCGCGGCGGCTATGCCAAGGGGATGATCACCGGGCTGGCACGGCTCGATGGGCGAGCGGTGGGATTGATCGCCAATGATTGCCGATACTTGTCGGGCGCTATCCATTCCGAGGGTGCGGACAAGGCGGCGCGGTTCTTCCAGCTTTGCGATGCCTTCGGGGTGCCGATCGTCTCGCTCTGTGACACGCCGGGGTTCATGGTCGGGCCTGACGCCGAGAAAACCGCGCCGATCCGCCGCGGTTCCCGGATGTTCATCGTCGGGGCGGCGCTTGGCGTGCCGGTGTTCACCGTCGTGGTGCGCAAGGCCTATGGGCTCGGCGCGCAGGCGATGGCGGGGGGATCGCTGCATGCGGGGCCGTTCACCGTTGCCTGGCCGACGGGCGAGTTCGGCGGCATGGGGCTCGAAGGCGCGGTGCGGCTGGGCTATCGCAAGGAGCTTGAGGCCATTGCCGATCCGGAGGTACGAGGCCAGCAATATCAAGAGCTTGTAGCGAATTCCTACGAGCGCGGGAAAGCAGTGTCGGTGGCGCAATATCTCGAGATCGACGCGGTGATCGACCCGGCGGATACGCGAACCTGGCTGCTCCGCGGCCTCGCCTCGACGCCGGTGCGGCGGTCCGGGCGTTACATTGATACGTGGTAA
- the hmgA gene encoding homogentisate 1,2-dioxygenase — protein MPTDSASYTPGFGNHISTEAVPGALPIGRNSPQKPPYGLYAEQLSGTAFTAPRHENRRSWLYRLRPSAEHPPFTRYEGASTFAPGTTHEPLAPNRLRWDPITPTPNVDLIDGMTTMLTTRDPADLEGVALHLYAADRDMIDRVFVNADGELLFVPQEGRLDLLTELGRIEIAPGQIALIPRGVRFRALLPDGGARGYALENHGSLFRLPDLGPIGANGLANPRDFETPHAWFEDREERCEVIQKFLGSLWRTELHHSPLDVVAWHGNLAPWRYDLSRFNTINTVSFDHPDPSIFTVLTSPSDVPGRANADFVIFPPRWMVAEDTFRPPWFHRNIMSEAMGLITGAYDAKAEGFRPGGLSLHNLLSGHGPDKATWDAASNADLKPHKIAGTMAFMLESCWPYRPTRLAAEHAQPDYDECWADFPKAQLP, from the coding sequence ATGCCAACCGACAGTGCGAGCTACACCCCCGGCTTCGGCAACCACATCTCCACCGAAGCCGTCCCCGGCGCGCTCCCGATCGGGCGCAATTCGCCGCAGAAGCCCCCCTACGGCCTTTACGCCGAGCAACTCTCCGGCACAGCCTTCACCGCGCCCCGCCACGAGAACCGCCGCTCGTGGCTCTACCGCCTGCGCCCCTCCGCCGAGCACCCGCCCTTTACCCGCTACGAAGGCGCAAGCACCTTCGCGCCCGGCACCACGCATGAGCCGTTAGCCCCAAACCGCCTCCGCTGGGACCCGATCACCCCAACCCCAAACGTCGACCTGATCGACGGCATGACGACCATGCTCACCACGCGCGATCCCGCCGATCTCGAGGGCGTCGCGCTCCATCTCTACGCCGCCGATCGCGACATGATCGACCGCGTCTTCGTCAACGCCGACGGCGAACTCCTGTTCGTCCCCCAGGAGGGCCGGCTCGACCTCCTCACCGAACTCGGCCGGATCGAGATCGCGCCCGGCCAGATCGCGCTCATCCCGCGCGGCGTCCGCTTCCGCGCGCTCCTCCCCGATGGCGGCGCGCGCGGCTATGCGCTCGAAAACCACGGCAGCCTCTTCCGCCTCCCCGATCTAGGGCCGATCGGCGCCAACGGCCTCGCCAACCCGCGCGATTTCGAGACGCCGCACGCCTGGTTCGAGGATCGCGAAGAGCGCTGCGAAGTGATCCAAAAATTCCTCGGCAGCCTCTGGCGCACGGAGCTTCACCACTCCCCGCTCGACGTCGTCGCGTGGCACGGCAATCTCGCGCCGTGGCGCTACGATCTGTCGCGCTTCAACACGATCAACACGGTCAGCTTCGACCATCCTGATCCCTCGATCTTCACCGTGCTGACCAGCCCCAGCGACGTCCCCGGCCGCGCCAACGCCGATTTCGTGATCTTCCCGCCGCGCTGGATGGTCGCCGAAGACACGTTCCGCCCGCCGTGGTTCCACCGCAACATCATGTCCGAAGCGATGGGCCTCATCACCGGCGCCTATGATGCCAAGGCCGAAGGCTTCCGCCCCGGCGGCCTCTCCCTCCACAACCTCCTGAGCGGCCACGGCCCCGACAAGGCGACGTGGGACGCCGCCTCGAACGCCGATCTCAAGCCGCACAAGATCGCCGGCACGATGGCCTTCATGCTCGAAAGCTGCTGGCCGTACCGGCCGACCCGCTTGGCCGCCGAACACGCGCAGCCCGACTACGACGAATGCTGGGCCGATTTCCCCAAGGCGCAGCTCCCCTGA
- a CDS encoding alpha/beta fold hydrolase: MKARANGIELEYETFGDPAHPPVLLIMGLGAQLTLWPLPFVEAFAARGYYVIRYDNRDIGLSTKFAQAGRPRLGLMMFQRMLKLKPTVAYTLADMAADAAGLLDTLEIAQAHIVGASMGGMIAQLFAATYPARALSLTSIMSTTGNPSLPRARREAIDVLVNRPKTDDIDALVAHGIHAAQVIGSPAYPVEPELLATRVRESIVRSTYPDGFARQMAAIIADGDRRNRLKAIKAPTVVVHGADDALVPAAAGRDTAASIQGARLVEIPGMGHNLPVELIPQILDAIDSVAKR; this comes from the coding sequence ATGAAGGCGCGCGCGAACGGCATCGAGTTGGAATATGAGACGTTCGGCGACCCGGCGCATCCGCCGGTCCTGTTGATCATGGGGCTCGGCGCACAGCTGACGCTGTGGCCGCTGCCGTTCGTCGAGGCGTTCGCTGCGCGCGGCTATTACGTCATCCGCTATGACAATCGCGACATCGGCCTGTCGACCAAGTTCGCACAAGCGGGCCGCCCGCGGCTGGGGCTGATGATGTTCCAGCGCATGCTGAAGCTGAAGCCGACGGTCGCCTATACGCTCGCCGACATGGCCGCCGATGCCGCGGGGCTGCTCGACACGCTGGAGATCGCTCAGGCGCATATCGTCGGCGCATCGATGGGCGGCATGATCGCGCAGCTGTTTGCGGCAACCTATCCCGCGCGCGCGCTGTCGCTCACCTCGATCATGTCGACGACCGGCAACCCGTCGCTCCCGCGCGCGCGGCGTGAGGCGATCGACGTCCTCGTCAACCGCCCCAAGACCGACGACATCGATGCGCTGGTCGCGCACGGCATCCACGCCGCGCAAGTCATCGGCAGCCCGGCTTATCCGGTCGAACCCGAGCTGCTCGCGACACGCGTGCGCGAGAGCATCGTGCGATCGACGTACCCCGATGGCTTCGCGCGGCAAATGGCCGCGATCATCGCCGATGGCGACCGTCGGAACCGGCTGAAGGCGATCAAGGCGCCGACCGTCGTCGTCCATGGCGCCGACGATGCGCTGGTGCCCGCCGCAGCGGGACGCGACACCGCGGCGAGCATCCAGGGCGCGCGGCTCGTCGAGATCCCGGGCATGGGGCACAATCTGCCGGTCGAACTGATCCCGCAGATCCTCGATGCGATCGACAGCGTCGCCAAGCGATGA
- the hppD gene encoding 4-hydroxyphenylpyruvate dioxygenase — protein MSLDNAPGNPPENPLGLNGFEFVEFTSPDPQAMATQFEQLGFVPTHRHPTKNITRYKQGRINLMLNRDEAGRVKQFRNEHGASASAMAFRVSDPKRALDWAVANGATLTDEDDTVIMGIGGSYLYFIQDGIDLYEGWAEYPGWREAEAKNNVGLDLLDHLTHNVRRGQMSVWSQFYRTLFNFEEQKYFDIKGKATGLFSQAMIAPDKAIRIPLNESQDDKSQIEEFIREYQGEGIQHLALTTDDIYDTVERLRDRGVKLQDTIETYYELVDKRVPGHGEDLERLRRNRILLDGSVENGEGILLQIFTENMFGPIFFEIIQRKGNEGFGNGNFQALFESIELDQIRRGVIKVDA, from the coding sequence ATGTCTCTCGACAACGCACCCGGAAATCCCCCCGAAAATCCGTTGGGTCTGAACGGCTTCGAATTCGTCGAATTCACCTCGCCCGATCCGCAGGCGATGGCGACGCAGTTCGAACAGCTCGGCTTCGTGCCGACGCACCGCCATCCGACCAAGAACATCACCCGCTACAAGCAGGGCCGCATCAACCTGATGCTCAACCGCGACGAGGCGGGCCGCGTGAAGCAGTTCCGCAACGAGCACGGCGCCTCGGCCAGCGCGATGGCGTTCCGCGTGTCCGATCCCAAGCGCGCGCTCGATTGGGCCGTCGCCAACGGCGCGACGCTCACCGACGAGGACGATACCGTCATCATGGGCATCGGCGGCTCGTATCTGTATTTCATCCAGGACGGCATCGATCTGTACGAAGGCTGGGCCGAATATCCCGGCTGGCGCGAAGCCGAAGCCAAGAACAACGTCGGGCTCGATCTGCTCGATCACCTCACCCACAATGTCCGCCGCGGGCAGATGTCGGTTTGGAGCCAGTTCTACCGCACGCTCTTCAATTTCGAGGAGCAGAAGTATTTCGACATCAAGGGCAAGGCGACCGGCCTGTTCAGCCAGGCGATGATTGCCCCCGACAAGGCGATCCGCATCCCGCTGAACGAGAGCCAGGACGACAAGTCGCAGATCGAGGAATTCATCCGGGAATATCAGGGCGAAGGCATCCAGCACCTCGCGCTGACCACCGACGACATCTACGATACCGTCGAGCGGCTTCGCGATCGCGGCGTGAAGCTGCAGGATACGATCGAGACGTATTACGAACTCGTCGACAAGCGCGTCCCCGGCCACGGCGAGGATCTCGAACGCTTGCGCCGGAACCGCATCCTGCTCGACGGCTCGGTCGAGAATGGCGAGGGCATTTTGCTGCAGATCTTCACCGAAAACATGTTCGGCCCGATTTTCTTCGAGATCATCCAGCGCAAGGGCAACGAGGGGTTCGGGAACGGCAATTTCCAGGCGCTGTTCGAGAGCATCGAGCTCGACCAGATCCGGCGCGGCGTCATAAAGGTCGATGCCTAA
- a CDS encoding glutathione S-transferase family protein gives MIELYHCADARSFRALWALEELGLRYELHVLPFPPRFRQPEYLEANPLGTIPLLVDGDTRMTESAAIVQYLAVRYGPTDLAVAPDAAEYGAWLNWLHFGEATLTFPQTLVLRYRVLEPEERRLPQAADDYAQWFHSRLRHVERALADREWLVGGRFTMADISVGYALLLAKDLKIDNGFKPAVAAYWERLQARDGFARAKAAQKA, from the coding sequence ATGATCGAGCTGTATCATTGCGCCGACGCGCGCTCGTTTCGCGCCTTGTGGGCGCTGGAAGAGCTGGGGCTGCGCTACGAACTGCACGTGCTGCCTTTCCCGCCGCGCTTCCGGCAGCCGGAGTATCTGGAGGCGAACCCGCTAGGCACGATCCCGTTGCTGGTCGATGGCGACACGCGGATGACTGAGTCCGCAGCGATCGTGCAATATCTGGCGGTGCGCTACGGCCCGACCGATCTGGCGGTCGCGCCCGATGCGGCGGAGTATGGCGCGTGGCTCAACTGGCTGCACTTCGGCGAGGCGACGCTGACGTTCCCGCAGACATTGGTGCTGCGCTATCGCGTGCTGGAGCCCGAGGAGCGGCGCTTGCCGCAGGCGGCGGATGATTATGCGCAGTGGTTCCATTCGCGGCTGCGGCATGTCGAGCGGGCGCTGGCGGATCGCGAGTGGCTGGTCGGGGGGCGGTTCACGATGGCCGACATTTCAGTTGGTTATGCACTCCTGCTGGCGAAGGATCTTAAGATCGACAACGGCTTCAAACCCGCCGTCGCGGCGTATTGGGAGCGGCTGCAGGCGCGCGATGGATTTGCCCGGGCGAAGGCGGCGCAGAAGGCCTGA
- a CDS encoding Rieske (2Fe-2S) protein yields the protein MLGRFPQGAAPLTERLTATPAGVSLGALDQIADGAARSFVLELLAGRFHGFVVRCGHEVFGYLDKCPHLGLPLAQKLDDYVAAGQIACSWHGALFDIATGACLVGPCYGAGLTPWPVRVEAGTIVTA from the coding sequence ATGCTGGGCCGATTTCCCCAAGGCGCAGCTCCCCTGACCGAACGTCTCACCGCCACCCCCGCCGGTGTGTCGCTCGGCGCGCTCGATCAAATCGCCGATGGTGCCGCGCGCAGTTTCGTCCTCGAGCTGCTCGCCGGCCGCTTCCACGGCTTCGTCGTCCGCTGCGGTCACGAGGTATTCGGCTACCTCGACAAATGCCCGCATCTCGGCCTGCCGCTCGCACAGAAGCTCGACGACTATGTTGCAGCCGGGCAGATCGCCTGCAGCTGGCACGGCGCGTTGTTCGACATAGCCACGGGCGCGTGCCTCGTCGGCCCCTGTTACGGTGCCGGCTTGACGCCATGGCCTGTCCGGGTGGAGGCTGGCACGATCGTCACGGCGTAA
- a CDS encoding DsbA family oxidoreductase, with protein MSSRILRLDFVSDIVCPWCLIGLANLERALATVGDAVATELVFHPLQLNPGLPPEGELVADNIARKYGITPKQARERGGGVRAAAAEAGVSMARRSDRIYDTFDAHRLLHWARREGGELALKHALLAAYFTHGRNVSDHAVLADAAAEAGLDRAAAADVLARGAFATEVHDDEIEWRSEGITSVPTIVIDREFVISGAQEPARLERALRKLAAR; from the coding sequence ATGAGCAGTCGCATCCTCCGCCTCGATTTCGTGTCGGACATCGTTTGCCCATGGTGCCTGATCGGTCTCGCCAATCTCGAGCGCGCGCTTGCCACGGTCGGTGATGCGGTGGCGACCGAGCTGGTCTTCCACCCGCTCCAGCTCAACCCCGGCCTGCCGCCGGAGGGCGAGCTGGTCGCCGACAACATCGCGCGCAAATACGGCATCACGCCCAAACAGGCACGCGAACGGGGTGGCGGCGTGCGCGCCGCCGCCGCGGAGGCCGGCGTGTCGATGGCGAGGCGCTCGGACCGGATTTACGACACGTTCGACGCGCATCGCCTGCTGCACTGGGCGAGGCGCGAGGGGGGTGAGCTGGCGCTGAAGCACGCGCTGCTCGCCGCCTATTTCACGCACGGCCGCAACGTCTCGGACCACGCCGTACTGGCGGATGCCGCCGCGGAAGCCGGACTCGATCGCGCCGCCGCCGCCGACGTGCTGGCCCGCGGTGCCTTTGCAACCGAAGTGCATGACGACGAGATCGAGTGGCGATCCGAAGGGATCACCTCGGTTCCGACGATCGTGATCGATCGCGAGTTCGTCATCAGCGGCGCGCAGGAGCCCGCCCGGCTGGAACGCGCGCTCCGCAAACTCGCGGCGCGCTGA